From the Lampris incognitus isolate fLamInc1 chromosome 10, fLamInc1.hap2, whole genome shotgun sequence genome, one window contains:
- the LOC130119815 gene encoding GTPase IMAP family member 8-like, producing the protein MECDMATSEQASWADWCTSHLRIVLLGGRNSGKSLVGNLILGQEEFVTQERTSCCRRLATVAGRLVTVVDTPGWWCDFRAWDTAHIIKQEIITSVSLCSPGPHVFLIVVKASSFLAGKRQKTLEEHLALLGESVWSHCMVLFTSTDCPAFRTTDMHVKARQWLSDKCRHKCHTLVLRSNVVDTQVKDVLVKIQKFVTENGNRHFEMQESILQITAEKKRQVEERALQRFLKMKKQRSLLQQTSHYLSDIRIVLVGAKGSGKTSTMNTILGREGNVGYGRTARCMIEEGSVSGRHVSVVDTPGWWMNYFTEDSSIFDRREIARSLSLCPPGPHALLLVVRVDRAFTTTYRRAVQEHLELIAENIWTHVIVIFSFGDWLGDTTIEQYIESEGGPLQWLVEKCSNRYHVFNNKTKGDGFQIRELMGKIEEMVAGNNSCCCEMELELLQKLEEEMRLEKERAKGRLIMQKKQRQVARSQLEKLNPLPELKIVLVGGKNTGKSSSGNTIMGKEVFDTDGKTAVCVERRGQVGAKTVTVLDTPGWMSVNPDLLTTPSSCGLTALLVVVNVSSSFTQAVWEAMDKQLELLGEKAWDKVMVLFSYGDWLGETNIEEHIESEGNLLQRLVERCGNRYHVLNNKSWGDRAQVDELLDQIEEMLVEGRVSNLEKGHQMGQTIKMGHVVQLDGVTQYTEDLKKCTSHRDQLSCEEQPPTQHRALTDGKENANDVYPLCHARQRERALIEFTTLGCLQEMIDQWGSSNLEELEAFIDSYFEVVWEQAMASLMAKHDCSTSDIPDQDSVVDDAAQDVLSSIDKKLSKLDLLEEIQRDMQEMKLSLFAAGGPFRNEDKCEGKAPAIQKGQDWKMDEALEQELHRFGKPVSSFRTVGLVCGDAVATTGKVEVFAVSIAEAELDADSGADIEVAEVWFSDESPFYRFNIYLVAEPKVFKSCVQEGADRKTIKG; encoded by the exons ATGGAATGTGACATGGCAACCTCGGAGCAAGCATCAT GGGCAGACTGGTGTACATCTCACTTAAGAATTGTTCTTCTTGGTGGGAGGAACAGTGGGAAGAGTTTAGTGGGGAACCTCATCCTTGGCCAGGAGGAGTTTGTGACTCAGGAGAGGACTTCGTGCTGCAGGAGGCTGGCCACGGTGGCCGGCAGACTGGTGACTGTTGTGGACACACCCGGCTGGTGGTGTGACTTCAGGGCATGGGACACGGCACACATCATCAAACAGGAGATCATAACCAGTGTTTCGCTGTGCTCACCAGGACCACACGTTTTTCTGATTGTGGTTAAGGCCAGCTCCTTTCTGGCAGGAAAACGTCAGAAGACCCTGGAGGAGCACCTGGCTTTGCTAGGAGAGAGCGTGTGGAGCCACTGCATGGTTCTCTTCACGTCTACTGACTGTCCTGCATTCAGAACAACAGACATGCATGTGAAGGCCCGTCAGTGGCTTAGTGACAAGTGCAGACACAAGTGTCACACTCTCGTCTTAAGGAGTAATGTTGTTGATACTCAAGTCAAAGACGTGCTGGTGAAGATACAGAAATTTGTAACTGAGAATGGAAACCGACATTTTGAAATGCAGGAAAGCATTTTACAAATAACTGCAGAAAAGAAGAGACAAGTGGAGGAAAGGGCCCTGCAGAGGTTTTTGAAGATGAAGAAACAGAGATCCTTACTGCAAC AAACATCGCATTACCTTTCCGACATCAGAATTGTGCTAGTTGGAGCAAAGGGCTCTGGAAAGACTTCCACAATGAACACAATCTTGGGTCGAGAGGGAAATGTGGGATATGGGAGGACAGCCCGTTGCATGATTGAGGAGGGGTCTGTTTCTGGAAGACACGTGAGTGTAGTAGACACGCCTGGCTGGTGGATGAACTACTTCACTGAAGACAGTTCCATCTTTGACCGGAGAGAGATAGCACGCAGCTTATCTCTCTGCCCTCCAGGGCCCCATGCCTTACTGCTGGTTGTACGCGTGGATAGGGCATTCACAACAACTTACAGAAGAGCTGTGCAGGAGCACCTGGAGCTCATCGCTGAGAACATCTGGACTCACGTCATTGTTATTTTTAGCTTTGGGGACTGGCTGGGTGACACAACAATTGAGCAATATATTGAGAGTGAGGGGGGACCTCTCCAGTGGCTTGTAGAAAAGTGCAGTAACAGGTATCAcgttttcaacaataaaaccaAAGGGGATGGATTCCAGATCAGGGAATTGATGGGAAAGATAGAGGAAATGGTGGCTGGCAACAACAGCTGTTGTTGTGAAATGGAGTTGGAGTTGCTgcagaagctggaggaggagatgaGGCTGGAGAAGGAGAGGGCCAAGGGCAGACTGATAATGCAAAAGAAACAAAGACAGGTGGCAAGGTCTCAATTAG AGAAGCTCAACCCTCTACCAGAGCTGAAGATAGTGCTAGTAGGAGGCAAAAACACAGGTAAGAGCTCATCTGGAAACACCATCATGGGCAAAGAGGTGTTTGATACAGATGGCAAAACTGCTGTTTGTGTTGAAAGACGAGGCCAAGTTGGTGCCAAGACAGTGACAGTGCTGGACACACCAGGCTGGATGTCGGTGAATCCTGACCTTCTGACCACTCCTTCATCCTGTGGGCTCACTGCTCTCCTCGTGGTTGTCAATGTGAGCTCCTCTTTCACCCAGGCTGTTTGGGAAGCCATGGATAAGCAGCTGGAACTGTTAGGAGAGAAGGCGTGGGACAAAGTGATGGTCCTGTTCAGTTACGGAGACTGGTTGGGGGAAACAAACATAGAAGAGCATATTGAGAGTGAGGGCAACCTGCTGCAGAGGCTTGTTGAGAGGTGTGGAAACAGATATCATGTTCTGAACAATAAAAGTTGGGGTGACAGAGCCCAAGTTGATGAGTTACTTGATCAGATAGAGGAGATGTTAGTGGAGGGGAGAGTTTCTAATCTGGAGAAAGGCCATCAGATGGGGCAGACCATTAAAATGGGGCATGTGGTGCAGCTGGATGGAGTGACACAGTACACAGAGGATTTAAAGAAGTGTACAAGCCACAGAGATCAGCTGTCCTGTGAAG AGCAGCCTCCAACTCAACACAGAGCACTGACGGATGGCAAAGAAAATGCCAATGATGTCTACCCACTTTGCCAtgctagacagagagagagagctcttatAGAATTCACCACGTTAGGATGTCTGCAGGAGATGATTGACCAGTGGGGCAGCAGTAACCTGGAGGAACTGGAGGCCTTTATTGACTCCTACTTTGAGGTGGTGTGGGAGCAAGCTATGGCTTCATTGATGGCTAAACATGATTGTTCCACCAGTGATATCCCAGACCAAGACAGTGTTGTAGATGATGCTGCTCAAGATGTGCTGTCTTCCATTGACAAGAAACTCTCCAAACTGGACCTGCTCGAGGAGATCCAAAGAGACATGCAGGAGATGAAGCTGAGTCTGTTTGCAGCTGGAGGACCATTCAGAAACGAAGACAAATGTGAAGGAAAAGCACCAGCAATACAGAAAGGTCAGGACTGGAAGATGGA TGAGGCGTTGGAGCAGGAGCTGCATCGCTTTGGGAAGCCTGTGAGCAGCTTTAGGACTGTGGGCTTAGTCT GTGGGGATGCAGTGGCCACTACAGGGAAGGTTGAGGTATTCGCAGTATCCATCGCTGAGGCAGAGCTTGACGCAGATTCAGGAGCTGACATTGAAGTGGCTGAGGTCTGGTTCAGTGATGAGTCGCCCTTTTACAGGTTCAACATTTACTTGGTCGCAGAACCCAAGGTTTTTAAATCTTGTGTCCAGGAAGGTGCTGACAGGAAGACCATAAAAGGTTGA